Proteins co-encoded in one Opitutus terrae PB90-1 genomic window:
- a CDS encoding P-II family nitrogen regulator, with translation MKLIIAIIKPFKLEEVKAALAEINVEGMTVSEVKGFGRQKGHTEIYRGSEYTVDFLPKVKIEVATTDAQAPRAVEAIIKSAKTGKIGDGKVFVLPVEEVIRIRTEEKGDAAI, from the coding sequence ATGAAACTCATCATCGCCATTATCAAGCCGTTCAAACTCGAGGAAGTGAAAGCGGCGCTGGCCGAGATCAACGTCGAAGGCATGACGGTGTCCGAGGTCAAAGGCTTCGGCCGGCAGAAGGGGCACACCGAGATTTATCGGGGCAGCGAATACACGGTGGACTTTCTGCCGAAGGTGAAGATCGAGGTTGCGACCACCGACGCGCAGGCGCCGCGGGCGGTGGAAGCGATCATCAAATCGGCCAAGACCGGGAAAATCGGCGACGGCAAAGTCTTCGTGCTCCCGGTCGAGGAGGTCATCCGGATCCGCACCGAGGAGAAGGGCGACGCTGCGATTTAG
- a CDS encoding ammonium transporter, with product MNKAPSLPLRVFALLCLLTLGAFSASAEQTAATPPEPTVEQRLADLEAYVNNTARTPDVASKIPGPGPGHNAWQMTSTALVLFMTLPGLALFYGGLVRRKNVLSVLAQCLGIAGLVTILWWAVGYSLSFSGGNAFIGDLANRFLNGVEPGNTGAGYYWISDTMWSMFQLTFAIITPALILGAIAERMKFSAVLVFVTIWMFLVYFPFAHMVWSGTGLMCGPLNPNAAIKAIDFAGGTVVHMTSGWSALVLCLILGKRNGYGKVAMPPHSMVLCMVGTGMLWVGWYGFNAGSALGADAIASNAFATTTLAAATAGFVWALAEWILRGKPSVLGFCSGIVAGLVVITPGAGFVTASSSVIIGIAAGIIPFLAVAYLKKLLGYDDALDTFGVHGVGGTLGAILTGVFADEKANSVVAGLKDGLLGNQLKAVLLTIVWSVVATAVIAFLVKVIVGLRSSPEAESAGLDITEHGEEGYIA from the coding sequence ATGAACAAAGCACCGTCCCTTCCCCTGCGCGTATTCGCGTTGCTATGTCTCCTCACCCTGGGTGCGTTTTCTGCGTCGGCCGAGCAGACCGCCGCCACGCCCCCGGAGCCCACCGTCGAACAGCGGCTGGCCGACCTGGAAGCGTATGTGAACAACACCGCCCGAACGCCCGACGTGGCCTCGAAGATTCCGGGGCCGGGGCCGGGCCACAACGCCTGGCAGATGACCAGCACCGCGCTCGTGCTCTTCATGACGCTGCCGGGTCTGGCGCTGTTCTACGGGGGCTTGGTGCGCCGGAAGAATGTGCTCTCCGTGCTCGCGCAGTGCCTCGGGATCGCGGGCCTCGTGACGATCCTCTGGTGGGCGGTGGGCTACAGCCTGTCGTTCTCCGGCGGCAACGCGTTCATCGGCGATCTCGCGAACCGCTTCCTCAACGGCGTGGAGCCGGGGAACACCGGTGCGGGGTATTACTGGATCAGCGACACGATGTGGTCGATGTTCCAGCTAACCTTCGCGATCATCACGCCGGCGCTGATCCTCGGCGCGATCGCCGAGCGGATGAAGTTCTCCGCGGTGCTCGTCTTCGTCACGATCTGGATGTTTCTCGTCTACTTTCCCTTCGCGCACATGGTCTGGTCCGGCACCGGTTTGATGTGCGGACCGCTCAATCCGAACGCCGCGATCAAGGCGATCGACTTCGCCGGCGGCACCGTGGTCCACATGACCTCGGGCTGGAGCGCGCTGGTGCTCTGCCTGATCCTCGGCAAGCGCAATGGCTACGGCAAGGTCGCCATGCCGCCGCACTCGATGGTGCTCTGTATGGTCGGCACCGGCATGCTGTGGGTGGGCTGGTATGGCTTCAATGCGGGCTCGGCGCTCGGTGCCGACGCGATCGCGTCGAATGCGTTCGCGACCACCACGCTCGCCGCCGCCACCGCCGGTTTCGTCTGGGCGCTGGCTGAGTGGATCCTGCGCGGCAAACCGAGCGTCCTCGGCTTCTGCTCCGGCATCGTGGCCGGACTGGTGGTGATCACCCCGGGCGCCGGATTCGTGACCGCCTCGTCCTCGGTGATCATCGGTATCGCGGCTGGGATCATCCCGTTCCTGGCGGTGGCCTACCTGAAGAAACTGCTCGGCTACGATGACGCGCTGGACACCTTCGGCGTGCACGGCGTGGGCGGCACGTTGGGCGCAATTCTCACGGGCGTGTTCGCCGATGAGAAGGCGAACTCGGTCGTGGCGGGGTTGAAGGACGGCCTGCTCGGCAATCAGCTGAAAGCGGTGCTGCTGACGATTGTCTGGTCGGTGGTCGCCACGGCGGTGATCGCCTTCCTGGTCAAGGTGATCGTCGGCCTGCGCTCGTCGCCGGAGGCGGAATCGGCCGGTCTGGACATCACGGAACACGGCGAAGAGGGCTACATCGCCTGA
- a CDS encoding patatin-like phospholipase family protein has protein sequence MPETSPQNPSAYPAGFAAAERALIAERRRRARVSTDAPVVGVALSGGGIRSATFCLGLFQSLARLNLIRRIDVMSTVSGGGYFGSFLGAAFSRDGSTVDSVERELADNHSWSVNWLRENGRFLSPNGAGDNWLAAAVALRNWTALHIVVLTFLFFLLGFGALIRTDLSVSSPTQSGWIAVEHFFWDRQGDLLWWSPWLVLPLIPFLLVMVPTGTVYWATQFCSLMAVVRRLAGTVSRACRTMSDAQFANRAQAALTHGFVVGLASTVALLGFGVIDSLGQTAYARWSQQGFEFPSLWTALTGAGAVAFGFGSRIALYVERLLGARRFRIPFNVVALLLAFAWSLLIVLALSVLACGLAWEWQLVWDGRSFQPMSGGWPLTLAVAICFAASWFFSRSFGFVNLSSLQQTYAARLARAYLGATNPLRQRHANHAMTELIPGDDLALDDYAPHQRGGPLHLVNVTVNETLSGKTQIERRDRKGLAMAVGPCGLSVGTGSHALWVESPAHTSALDRLQALWESRRRTIAPVPVPAGEFHALCDPTPDSPEPQQIEALAVGRWVAISGAAFTTGTGASTDLGLSLLLGLANVRLGYWWDSGITAGRCGTQRPNFLELGSRLLSRLLPVQTCLMNEFFARFHGPARRHWYLSDGGHFENTGCYELIRRRVPLIICSDGGQDPDYRFCDFANLVRKARTDFCAEIQVLRRAADGWTDDPGVQFPLPKLEQIVHPSLLDVIGVPEDFAPLSAEPDGRDRAASRSRCHALLARIHYLDTNEFAWLLLIKPGLMGDEATDVGAYQQTHPLFPQEPTTDQYFDEAQWESYRKLGEHIGVELFTPPAVTDSSGATWTPSSMAPPAAASPAPRPAAPLAELMAQALAARASSPVPFEPMD, from the coding sequence ATGCCCGAGACCTCACCCCAAAATCCCTCGGCCTATCCCGCTGGTTTTGCCGCGGCGGAGCGCGCGCTCATCGCCGAGCGCCGCCGCCGCGCACGCGTCTCGACGGACGCTCCCGTCGTGGGCGTCGCGCTCTCCGGCGGCGGTATCCGGAGCGCCACCTTCTGCCTCGGTTTGTTTCAGTCGCTCGCGCGGCTGAATCTGATCCGCCGGATCGATGTGATGTCGACCGTGTCCGGCGGCGGTTATTTCGGCAGTTTTCTCGGCGCGGCGTTTTCGCGGGACGGCAGCACGGTCGACAGCGTCGAACGCGAACTCGCCGACAATCACTCGTGGTCGGTCAACTGGTTGCGCGAGAACGGCCGCTTCCTTTCGCCCAACGGCGCCGGCGACAACTGGCTCGCTGCCGCCGTCGCGCTGCGCAACTGGACCGCGCTGCACATTGTGGTGCTCACGTTCCTCTTTTTCCTGCTCGGGTTTGGCGCGTTGATCCGGACGGATCTGTCCGTCTCCTCGCCGACGCAGTCGGGTTGGATCGCCGTCGAGCACTTCTTCTGGGATCGGCAAGGCGACCTCCTCTGGTGGAGCCCCTGGCTGGTCCTGCCGCTGATCCCCTTTCTCCTCGTGATGGTTCCGACGGGCACGGTCTACTGGGCCACCCAGTTTTGTTCGCTGATGGCCGTCGTCCGTCGATTGGCCGGCACTGTTTCGCGCGCTTGTCGCACGATGAGCGACGCCCAATTTGCGAATCGCGCGCAGGCCGCGTTGACGCACGGCTTCGTGGTGGGGCTCGCCTCCACCGTCGCGCTCCTCGGATTCGGCGTGATCGATTCGCTCGGCCAAACCGCCTACGCCCGCTGGTCGCAGCAAGGCTTCGAATTCCCGTCGCTCTGGACGGCGCTGACGGGCGCGGGCGCCGTTGCCTTCGGGTTCGGCTCGCGCATCGCCCTCTATGTGGAACGGCTGCTGGGCGCCCGCCGCTTCCGCATTCCGTTTAACGTCGTAGCGCTCCTGCTCGCATTCGCTTGGTCGCTGTTGATCGTCCTGGCGCTATCGGTGCTCGCCTGCGGGCTGGCGTGGGAATGGCAACTCGTCTGGGACGGCCGCTCGTTCCAGCCCATGTCCGGCGGCTGGCCGCTCACCCTCGCGGTCGCGATCTGCTTTGCCGCGTCGTGGTTCTTCAGTCGCAGCTTCGGTTTCGTGAACCTCTCCTCCCTGCAGCAGACCTACGCCGCACGCCTCGCCCGTGCTTATCTCGGCGCCACCAATCCTCTGCGCCAGCGTCACGCCAATCATGCGATGACCGAGTTGATCCCCGGCGACGATCTCGCGCTCGACGACTACGCGCCGCATCAGCGTGGCGGCCCGCTGCACCTCGTCAACGTCACCGTCAACGAAACCCTCTCCGGCAAGACCCAGATCGAGCGCCGCGATCGCAAGGGTCTGGCCATGGCCGTCGGCCCCTGCGGGCTGTCCGTCGGCACCGGCTCCCACGCCCTCTGGGTTGAGTCGCCGGCGCACACCTCCGCGCTCGACCGGCTGCAGGCGCTCTGGGAATCGCGCCGCCGCACGATCGCTCCGGTGCCCGTGCCCGCCGGCGAGTTTCACGCCCTGTGCGATCCGACGCCAGACTCGCCCGAACCGCAGCAGATCGAAGCCCTCGCCGTCGGTCGCTGGGTGGCGATCTCCGGCGCCGCCTTCACCACCGGCACCGGCGCGAGTACGGACCTCGGGCTGAGTCTGCTGCTGGGACTCGCCAATGTCCGGCTGGGCTACTGGTGGGACAGCGGGATCACCGCCGGTCGTTGCGGCACACAACGGCCCAACTTTCTTGAACTCGGCAGCCGGCTGCTCAGTCGCCTCCTCCCGGTCCAGACCTGCCTGATGAACGAATTCTTCGCGCGATTCCACGGCCCCGCGCGGCGTCATTGGTATCTTTCCGACGGCGGTCATTTCGAAAACACCGGCTGCTACGAGCTCATCCGCCGTCGCGTGCCGCTGATCATCTGCAGCGATGGCGGACAGGATCCCGATTACCGCTTCTGCGATTTCGCGAACCTCGTCCGCAAGGCCCGCACGGATTTCTGCGCCGAGATCCAGGTGCTCCGCCGCGCCGCAGATGGCTGGACCGACGATCCCGGCGTGCAATTCCCATTGCCCAAGCTCGAGCAAATCGTCCATCCGTCGCTGCTCGACGTGATCGGCGTACCGGAGGATTTCGCGCCGCTCAGCGCGGAACCCGATGGTCGCGATCGCGCGGCGAGCCGCTCGCGCTGTCACGCCCTGCTCGCTCGCATCCACTATCTCGACACGAACGAGTTCGCCTGGCTGCTGCTGATCAAGCCGGGACTGATGGGCGACGAAGCCACCGACGTCGGCGCCTACCAGCAGACGCATCCCCTTTTCCCCCAGGAACCGACCACCGATCAGTATTTCGACGAGGCCCAGTGGGAAAGCTACCGCAAGTTGGGCGAGCATATCGGCGTCGAGCTGTTCACTCCGCCCGCCGTAACCGACTCGAGCGGCGCCACGTGGACGCCGTCGTCGATGGCACCACCTGCCGCCGCATCACCCGCACCCCGTCCGGCTGCACCCCTCGCGGAGCTCATGGCCCAGGCACTGGCTGCACGCGCGAGCAGCCCTGTGCCCTTTGAGCCGATGGACTGA
- a CDS encoding P-II family nitrogen regulator, protein MKLIIAIIKPFKLEEVKAALAEINVEGMTVTEVKGFGRQKGHTEIYRGSEYTVDFLPKVKLEVATTDALAPRAVEAIVKAAKTGKIGDGKVFVLPVEEAIRIRTDERGEAAI, encoded by the coding sequence ATGAAACTCATCATCGCCATCATCAAACCGTTCAAGCTCGAGGAAGTGAAGGCCGCGCTCGCGGAAATCAACGTCGAGGGTATGACGGTGACGGAAGTTAAGGGCTTTGGCCGCCAGAAGGGGCACACGGAAATCTACCGCGGCAGCGAATACACCGTCGACTTCCTGCCGAAGGTGAAGCTCGAGGTGGCCACGACCGACGCGCTGGCGCCCCGGGCGGTGGAGGCGATCGTCAAAGCGGCCAAGACCGGCAAGATCGGTGACGGCAAGGTGTTCGTCCTGCCGGTCGAAGAGGCGATCCGCATCCGCACCGACGAACGCGGCGAAGCGGCCATCTGA
- a CDS encoding helix-turn-helix transcriptional regulator encodes MSLTLRWNRLMSARRVAQISWSHKAVGEEFPLHDHDYPEVFWVSEGVMRHTVNGVTTELGRGRLVFIRPLDRHHFLGAGENGGTVCNFALRRDLLAAARRRYFARHRGAWWHDAAMPLGVQLSGAELRALDQAARELASLRTLTIADVDRFLLNLFHLLREREAPERQATEPAWLAAARRELSDPQKLAGGVNQLVRLAGCSPEHLARMVRRVHGVTPTDLVNAQRLDWAAVELQFSSRAIADISLAAGFESLSHFYHLFRRQHGVTPRQFRLRARALT; translated from the coding sequence ATGTCCCTGACCCTTCGTTGGAACCGGCTGATGTCCGCCCGCCGAGTGGCGCAGATCTCCTGGTCGCACAAGGCCGTCGGCGAGGAATTCCCGCTGCATGACCACGACTATCCTGAGGTGTTCTGGGTCTCGGAAGGCGTCATGCGGCACACGGTGAACGGCGTCACCACCGAGCTCGGCCGCGGTCGGCTGGTTTTCATTCGTCCGCTCGACCGCCATCACTTCCTCGGCGCCGGCGAGAACGGCGGCACGGTCTGCAATTTCGCGCTCCGCCGCGATCTGCTCGCGGCCGCCCGCAGGCGCTATTTTGCCCGGCACCGCGGCGCGTGGTGGCACGATGCGGCGATGCCGCTCGGCGTGCAGCTATCCGGGGCCGAGTTGCGGGCACTGGACCAAGCCGCGCGTGAACTGGCGAGCCTCCGCACCCTCACAATCGCCGATGTTGATCGTTTCCTGCTCAATCTCTTTCACCTGCTGCGCGAGCGCGAAGCGCCCGAGCGACAGGCGACCGAGCCCGCATGGCTCGCCGCAGCGCGTAGGGAGCTCTCCGATCCGCAAAAGCTCGCCGGCGGCGTGAACCAGCTGGTCCGGCTCGCCGGCTGCTCGCCCGAGCATCTCGCGCGGATGGTTCGTCGCGTGCACGGCGTCACGCCCACGGATCTGGTCAACGCGCAACGACTCGATTGGGCTGCGGTGGAGCTGCAGTTCTCCAGTCGCGCCATCGCCGACATCTCGCTGGCCGCAGGCTTCGAGAGTCTTAGCCATTTCTACCACTTGTTCCGTCGACAGCACGGCGTGACGCCGCGGCAGTTCCGGCTCCGCGCCCGCGCGCTGACCTGA
- a CDS encoding TIM barrel protein, which produces MTPRLSFITANFVARQLGYHMPKGWMQGDDAAQAWFAPLATFPERFEAMLQEVKRLGFTAIDLWGAHLHWRWATQVHLEHARALLAQHQLPVRSYAAWVPGDGTDLRAACRFCQQLEIPIIAGHIEHFAHNRAEAVAILREHGVAYAIENHPEKNAAEVRAKMGEGDEDVVGVALDTGWCLTRGWDPVAALQELGPRVMAVHLKDVKPPRAQKSGFEMTDMGHETCRLGTGLLPLTTFLTALRQRDFRGPIGLEHEPEDFDPSEDLRQGRLFVEHEWAAVEVKESVPPLRVAVVGCGNIANAYGDAMRTHPQIQILGASDLDRARATAWVEKNGGRVYGSLQDVLADPAVEAVVNLTIQNAHVEVVTRSLAAGKHVHTEKPLAPTRAEAKRLVDFAAARGLRLSSAPVTWLGEAQQTAWKLVRDGRIGTPRVAYAAVDWARIESWHPNPVPFYAVGPVFDVGVYPLALLTAWFGPVAKVTAGGGIVLPNRRTKSGESFTLKTEDWIVAVLEFRNGLRARLTANFYVGDPAPNRAGLEIHGDEGSIATEWFAATAPVKLGAAGGSYHRVRPVRPSAGEGPWWCDWGAGVLELWRGLRFNQPHPTGGAHAAHVVDVMESVHRAIREQRAVELTSEFPAPEPLTWAK; this is translated from the coding sequence ATGACCCCACGGCTTTCTTTCATTACCGCGAACTTCGTCGCCCGGCAGCTGGGCTATCATATGCCCAAAGGCTGGATGCAGGGCGACGACGCGGCGCAGGCGTGGTTTGCGCCGCTCGCCACGTTCCCGGAACGGTTCGAGGCGATGCTGCAGGAGGTGAAGCGACTCGGCTTCACGGCGATCGATCTCTGGGGTGCGCACCTGCACTGGCGCTGGGCGACGCAGGTGCACCTCGAGCACGCGCGGGCGCTGCTCGCGCAGCACCAGCTTCCGGTGCGCAGCTACGCGGCGTGGGTTCCCGGGGACGGGACCGACCTGCGGGCGGCGTGCCGGTTCTGCCAGCAGCTCGAGATCCCGATCATCGCCGGACACATCGAACACTTCGCTCACAACCGCGCGGAAGCGGTCGCGATCCTCCGCGAGCATGGCGTTGCCTATGCGATCGAGAATCATCCGGAAAAGAACGCGGCGGAGGTGCGGGCCAAGATGGGCGAGGGCGACGAGGACGTGGTGGGCGTGGCGCTCGACACGGGCTGGTGTCTGACGCGCGGCTGGGATCCCGTCGCGGCATTGCAAGAGCTGGGTCCGCGCGTGATGGCTGTGCACTTGAAGGATGTGAAGCCGCCGCGCGCACAGAAGTCCGGTTTCGAAATGACCGATATGGGGCACGAGACGTGCCGGCTCGGCACGGGCCTCCTGCCTTTGACGACGTTCCTGACCGCGCTCCGGCAGCGGGATTTTCGCGGGCCGATCGGACTCGAGCACGAGCCGGAGGATTTCGACCCGAGCGAGGATCTGCGACAGGGGCGGCTTTTTGTGGAGCACGAGTGGGCCGCGGTCGAGGTCAAGGAGAGTGTGCCGCCGCTGCGCGTCGCGGTGGTGGGCTGCGGCAACATCGCGAACGCCTACGGCGACGCGATGCGGACGCATCCACAGATCCAGATCTTGGGCGCGAGCGATCTCGACCGGGCGCGGGCGACTGCGTGGGTGGAGAAGAACGGCGGACGTGTTTACGGCTCGCTGCAGGACGTGCTGGCCGATCCGGCCGTCGAGGCGGTGGTGAACCTCACGATCCAGAACGCCCACGTGGAGGTGGTGACGCGCTCGCTTGCGGCGGGGAAGCATGTTCACACGGAGAAACCGCTGGCGCCGACACGCGCCGAGGCGAAAAGGCTGGTGGACTTTGCGGCGGCGCGCGGGCTGCGGCTGAGCAGTGCGCCGGTGACTTGGCTTGGCGAAGCGCAGCAAACGGCGTGGAAGCTGGTGCGCGACGGGCGCATCGGGACGCCGCGCGTGGCGTATGCGGCGGTCGATTGGGCGCGCATCGAGTCGTGGCATCCGAATCCTGTCCCGTTCTACGCGGTGGGACCGGTGTTTGATGTGGGCGTTTATCCGCTCGCGCTGCTGACGGCGTGGTTCGGCCCGGTGGCGAAGGTCACTGCGGGCGGTGGGATCGTGCTGCCGAATCGCCGGACGAAGTCAGGCGAGTCATTCACGTTGAAAACCGAGGACTGGATCGTGGCGGTGCTGGAATTTCGGAATGGGCTGCGCGCGCGGTTGACGGCGAATTTTTATGTGGGCGACCCGGCGCCGAATCGTGCGGGATTGGAGATCCACGGTGACGAAGGATCGATCGCGACGGAGTGGTTCGCGGCGACCGCGCCGGTGAAGCTGGGCGCGGCTGGCGGCAGCTATCATCGCGTGCGGCCGGTGCGTCCGTCGGCGGGCGAGGGGCCATGGTGGTGCGACTGGGGCGCCGGCGTGCTCGAACTCTGGCGCGGGCTGCGGTTCAACCAGCCGCATCCGACCGGCGGCGCACACGCGGCGCATGTGGTCGACGTGATGGAGAGCGTGCACCGCGCGATCCGAGAACAGCGCGCGGTGGAGCTGACGAGCGAGTTTCCCGCGCCTGAGCCGCTCACGTGGGCGAAGTGA
- a CDS encoding P-II family nitrogen regulator, producing MKMISAIIKPFKLEDVKTALGEAGVEGMTATEVKGFGRQKGHTEIYRGSEYTIDFLPKVKIEIAVPDALVPKVIDAIIASAKTGRIGDGKIFVTSLDEVVRVRTGERGDAAI from the coding sequence ATGAAAATGATCTCCGCCATCATCAAGCCGTTCAAACTGGAAGACGTGAAGACCGCGCTCGGCGAGGCCGGCGTGGAAGGCATGACCGCCACGGAGGTGAAGGGTTTTGGCCGCCAGAAGGGGCACACCGAAATTTACCGTGGCAGCGAATACACGATCGATTTCCTGCCCAAGGTGAAGATCGAAATCGCCGTGCCTGACGCCCTCGTGCCGAAAGTGATCGATGCGATCATCGCGTCGGCGAAGACTGGACGGATTGGAGACGGAAAAATTTTCGTGACGTCGCTCGACGAGGTGGTGCGGGTGCGCACCGGCGAGCGCGGCGATGCAGCGATCTAG
- a CDS encoding P-II family nitrogen regulator, producing the protein MKLVTAIIKPFKLEEIKAALAEIQVEGMTVTEVKGFGRQKGHTEIYRGTEYTVDFLPKVRIEILAADESVPKILETIISTAKTGKIGDGKIFISAAEDVVRIRTDERGEAAL; encoded by the coding sequence ATGAAGCTCGTCACCGCCATCATCAAGCCGTTCAAGCTCGAGGAAATCAAAGCCGCCCTGGCCGAGATTCAGGTCGAAGGGATGACGGTGACGGAGGTGAAAGGCTTTGGCCGGCAGAAGGGGCACACCGAGATCTATCGCGGGACGGAGTATACCGTCGATTTTCTACCCAAGGTCCGGATCGAGATTCTGGCCGCCGATGAATCGGTGCCGAAGATTCTGGAGACGATCATCTCGACGGCCAAAACCGGCAAGATCGGCGACGGGAAAATTTTCATCTCGGCGGCCGAAGACGTGGTGCGGATCCGGACGGACGAGCGCGGCGAGGCGGCGCTGTAA
- the aspS gene encoding aspartate--tRNA ligase, giving the protein MHRTHHCAQLTTSQLGATVSLLGWVDTIRDQGGIIFVDLRDRKGITQIQLEPHENAKLAEQVKQLKPESVIGITGKVVRRPAGTENPALPTGEVEVVASSLEIHNISDTPPFPLDDAGGDKVNEDLRLTYRYLDLRRPKMRKNLQVRHRAAKSIRDYFDAQEFIEVETPALFKSTPEGAREYLVPSRIHPGQFYALSQSPQQFKQILMVAGVEKYFQIARCFRDEDLRADRQMEFTQVDVEASFVTREDIYALFEGMLKKVWKDVLDVDIPTPFPRMAFHDAMNRYGVDKPDVRFALELADFSELFKNSAFKVFQSTVAGGGVVKALNAKGLADLTQGELKSMEDTAKSLGAKGLAFIKVEGGEWKSPIVKFFTEPEKAELTKRLNIEEGDIIFFAAAPWEKACAILGRLRLESAAFLQKRGKLTIRHDDWQFLWVIDFPLMTYDEAENRYVATHHPFTAPVPDDTQYLDSDPKKVRGQHYDVVLNGMELGGGSIRIHQPVLQKKVFEDVLKIPQDVVESRFGYMLKAFTYGAPPHGGIAFGLDRMVALLCGTTSIRDVIAFPKTQKGQDLMAQSPTPVTPRQLKDLHIQTVMPE; this is encoded by the coding sequence ATGCACCGGACCCACCATTGCGCACAGCTCACCACGTCCCAACTCGGCGCGACCGTCTCACTACTCGGCTGGGTCGACACGATTCGCGACCAGGGCGGCATCATCTTCGTCGACCTGCGGGATCGGAAGGGGATCACGCAGATCCAGCTGGAGCCGCACGAGAACGCGAAGCTGGCGGAGCAGGTGAAGCAGTTGAAGCCGGAGTCGGTGATCGGGATCACCGGTAAAGTGGTGCGCCGGCCCGCGGGCACGGAGAATCCCGCGCTGCCGACGGGCGAGGTCGAGGTGGTCGCGAGCTCGCTGGAGATTCACAACATTTCCGACACGCCGCCGTTTCCGCTGGATGACGCGGGTGGCGACAAGGTGAACGAGGATCTGCGGCTGACCTATCGCTACCTCGACCTGCGCCGGCCCAAGATGCGGAAGAACCTGCAGGTGCGGCACCGCGCCGCGAAGTCGATCCGCGACTACTTCGATGCGCAGGAGTTCATCGAGGTCGAGACGCCGGCGCTGTTCAAGAGCACGCCGGAGGGCGCGCGCGAGTATCTCGTGCCGTCGCGCATCCATCCCGGCCAGTTCTACGCGCTCTCGCAATCGCCGCAGCAGTTCAAGCAGATCCTGATGGTCGCCGGCGTGGAAAAGTATTTCCAGATCGCCCGCTGCTTTCGCGATGAAGACTTGCGTGCTGATCGGCAGATGGAGTTCACCCAGGTCGACGTCGAGGCGTCGTTCGTGACGCGCGAGGACATTTACGCGCTGTTCGAGGGCATGCTGAAGAAGGTGTGGAAGGACGTGCTCGACGTCGACATTCCCACGCCGTTCCCGCGAATGGCGTTTCACGACGCGATGAACCGCTACGGCGTCGACAAGCCCGATGTGCGGTTCGCGCTCGAACTCGCCGACTTTTCCGAGCTGTTCAAGAACTCCGCGTTCAAGGTGTTTCAGTCGACGGTCGCCGGCGGCGGCGTCGTGAAGGCGCTCAACGCGAAGGGCCTCGCCGATCTCACGCAGGGCGAACTGAAGTCGATGGAGGACACCGCGAAATCGCTCGGCGCGAAGGGCCTCGCGTTCATCAAGGTCGAGGGCGGCGAGTGGAAGTCGCCGATCGTGAAATTCTTCACCGAGCCCGAAAAGGCCGAGCTGACGAAGCGGCTCAACATCGAGGAAGGCGACATCATCTTCTTTGCGGCGGCGCCGTGGGAGAAGGCATGCGCGATCCTCGGCCGGCTGCGGCTCGAGTCGGCGGCGTTCCTGCAAAAGCGGGGTAAGCTCACGATCCGGCACGACGACTGGCAGTTCCTGTGGGTGATCGATTTCCCGCTGATGACCTACGACGAAGCGGAAAATCGCTACGTCGCGACGCATCACCCGTTCACCGCGCCGGTGCCGGACGACACGCAATATCTCGACAGCGATCCGAAGAAAGTCCGCGGCCAGCACTACGACGTCGTGCTGAACGGCATGGAACTGGGCGGCGGCTCGATCCGAATTCACCAACCGGTGCTGCAGAAGAAGGTGTTCGAGGACGTGCTGAAGATTCCGCAGGACGTCGTCGAGAGCCGGTTCGGCTACATGCTGAAGGCGTTCACCTACGGCGCGCCGCCGCACGGCGGGATCGCGTTCGGGCTCGACCGGATGGTGGCGCTGCTCTGCGGGACGACGAGCATCCGCGACGTGATTGCCTTCCCAAAGACGCAGAAGGGGCAGGACCTCATGGCGCAGAGCCCGACGCCGGTGACGCCGCGGCAGCTGAAGGATCTGCACATCCAGACGGTGATGCCGGAGTAA